The Anabas testudineus chromosome 3, fAnaTes1.2, whole genome shotgun sequence sequence TGTGAAAAAGACAGGAAGGTGCTGTAAGTGGTTATCCATgctcagtttttctttccttttcctgaACCGCTCAAGTATGATTTAGCAGAGGAGCTCCAAAACCTGAATGAAGATGCCTGAGTGACAACTGTCAAGAAGCCATTATGCAAAGCTATAAATGTGAGCAGAGAACTGCAAGTTCTCTTAGTTAACTGTTTAATGATAAGTTATAGAAGGAACTGCATAACACCACtactttttaaacacacagtgataATAGGCTGAAGTGACGCGATAATGATTTTGCACCATTTCTGTGTAATGTATGCGAGTCCTTCTTGGCTATGTCCGGTGTGTTGGTGTGGGCTGTGAAAGTCTTCAACATGTCAACACTTCTCTGCAAATACGTCACAGAGACAAGTTCCCGTGCAGACACTGAACTTGGCAAAGGAGTTTAAATGAATCTGAAGTTTGCTTAACCTTAGGCAAACCATGTTCTGCTCTTAACCGATTCATTGATTGAATTAATTTCCACATTTGGGAATTCTGTGGCCCAAACACTAGTTCATCTTTAAAGTGAAACATATTAGTACTACTACAAATCAGTTCAGGTAAAATATGTGTTAAGATCTcaattactgtttaaaaaaatatatgatttGCATCAGTTTGATAACAGCATAAACTGAATTCTCCATCCAACCAGCGATGAATGTAGAATAGGCACTGGCAGACATTTGGTCACAGCTCCTACCCTGATGAACTCAGTGAGTGTGTTGTAGATGTAGGCTCCACGTGGCATGAAGAAACAACTGCCAGGGCTAAGATCATGGAAGAAGAACAGCTCCTGATCCTGtgaagcagacaaaaaaaaaaaaaaaaactttttaaatgacttcaCATAACCTACTCATCTACAGGTACATCCAGCAAGAAACTCTTACATGCACGGCAGGGTGTTATCCAGTCTTCACACAGCAGATTACCTATCAGTGACTCAATGGGTTGGTGTCAAGACAATTTGTTCCCTTGTATGCATGAAGAAGGAcctgactaaaaaaaaaaaaaaaaactaaagttcaATCCAAGTGTCAACAGGTCCAGTAGGTGACAACCTTGAATGTTGAACAGTATTAATACAAATTGTCACCTTGTGCATGGGTCTATAACGTGCCTCCCCATAACACCAGTTTGTCTAAAAGGCTTTTTctagtattttaatttaaagctcCCATATAAAGCTTTCACTGCCAAAATAAGCCTGGTTTCACTAGTAATCCTGCTTTCTTCAGACCTCTTTATATGCACACACTTCCTTTAATAAAACCGAACTGAAACTGGTGAGGTATAATGTGTTTGatctattttttaaaaatcgACACAACTGCATCCCTGCTGGTGCACCTGCTGGGATACAAATGGACTGCATCTAGAGGTTTTCAAAATGTGCTTCCACGATGCGCAGTGCACACGGTCTTCCTGGGATCATGCCACAGAGCACCATCTTTAAAACGACATGCCGCCTTTGTCACCTCCCTCCAAATGGCTATGACAGCAATATCTTGACTCTCGGGTTTAATATGGAACCGTGTTGTAATCAGTGCTGATTGAGGTGCTGCCGTCTGTGTCTCTCATGCTGGGAGACCAGCTGGGGTGCTCAGATGAATCACAGATGTCTTCAGTGTGCAAAAGTGTGCAAAGAAACACAGTGCCCTCTGCTGGTGTAAagtggcagcagcagacaggatATGTTACCAGCAGGATAATGAACATGATCCAGTATAACTGACTGAAGGTTTGTCTGTTCAAACATAGCACGTTAATAAAGATGATTTAAGATAGATGTTTCTGCCTTTAATATTTGATAATTCCACTTAAAACAGAAAGATAACTGTACAATATCTCAATGCTcattttccctccttttttGGTGACTGCTCTTGGTTCCACTACATTTATACAATAACAAAGCTAAagtctgtaaaagaaaaactcactCAGAAACCTCAAAAGAGTTGTATCAGTCATCCTGTTATATAATTACGAATCAAAATTAACTTTGAAATGGTTTCAGACTCCAGGTTGAAGTGTCAGCCAGCTGTGTGGGCTTGTGAACACGACGTGCCTACAGTGACTCACTTTGCCGATCTTGCGATGGTCTCTGTTCTTAGCCTCTTCCTGAAAACGTTCCCACTCTTTCAGCATCTTTGAGTCTGGGAAGGAAATCCCGTAGATCCTCTGTAGTGTTTCCATGTCGGAGCGGCCCTCCCAGTACGTGGAGGAGTTCTGATGACAGATTCAGAAACGTTAAAGTGGTTATATTACACTTAACTTagggtttgtttttcattctagGGCTCCACCAATACAAGATTAGGATTTTTGAGTTAATGTGTCTTTAAGGCCCTTTATAAACTGGTTAAAATGTTGGTCAGAATTTTTACTTTTGGTGTATTTTCCACCTACTTTGTAGATTTTCATGGTCTTGATCTTGCCTGTGTGTCTCACGTGAGGACCTCTGCACAAGTCAATCAAGGGCCCACATCTAAACAAAGGATTCACACAGTCAGAGAAAAGCACAAATATCACATAAGAAACAGTCATGAGGTAAAAAGATCCAGTTTATATTTCTTGTCATTAACGCAATCACATCAATATCACCAACTCACCTGTAGACTGTCGTAGTGGGGGTGGTGACTTTCTCATTCAGAATGCGGCACTTGAATTTGTTGTACTGGAAAGTACAAAAACTTTAGGTTATTTAAGAACCGTTTCTGTGGCTTTTTTGTGTAAACAGTGCTGATGTTaacatcatttttcttttcttttttatcattttaagcCCTTTTTTCCAGTTAACAtgagagagccagagagagacagagtgtgaCATACAACAAAAGTCCCCAGACTTgttctctgtgtatgtttttctctcctgaaTACAGAATCCCAAACTGTGAGTGGATATAAGTGCTCTCTTCCTTACCTTAAACATCTTCAGCAGTGTTTCCTTGCTGATCTCAAGCCTCTCAAAGGGCTGTTTTTCCTTTATCACAGCCTTGCACAAAGTCTCCAGGTCCCCAAACTCAGTGCTGGATACTGTCCTGGAAACAGGTTCCGTTTATTAAGTGCTCATGGTTTAGCGTCACGATGTTCCTAATTAATTATTCCTAATTATTATCACTCTCAACACGATTACTGTctgtaagtaagtaagtttaaagaaaacaattttaGTCCAACAACGTAGAGTCATCAGCAGTTACTTAACAAGCAGTGAAAGACACAGACATAGAATGTAACATTATCAAAATCCTGTAATATCCAGAAGACTTCAAACTCtctaagaaaaataaaatcacatacTCTACATGAGCAAATCTGTGCAAGAACACTGATAGGGAAAATACTTGCTCACTTCTGACCATCCAGGTACATGTCATAGTAGAAGCCATTCTCTATGGGGGGCCCATAGCATAGGCAACCCCCATAAAAGTGCTCCATTGCCTCCCCTAAGATATGCGCACTGGAATGCCAATAAACCTAGGACAAGAGACAAGACcaatatattacattttcaaatgaaagGTTTTGTCAAATTGTATTagcaaaacattagaaatatgCCATTTGATTTTTACTGTTCTGTGTACTCACCGCTTGAGCATCTTCATTGTCAAATCTCAAGATCTCAAGAGAGCAGTCTTTCTCAAGAGGTCTGTCCAGGTCCCAAAGCTCCCCATTCACCCGAGAAATCACAGCATTGTCAGCCAAACCCTGGCTGAGAGACCGAGTGCAAAATAGGGGCCTCATCCACATTTAACAGCTTGATTTCTTCCATTATGATGAAATTAAAGTTACATCTGAGAGTAAAGTGACTGCTTGAATACTACATTTATACgttgtatactgtattttatcattCGAAATAGGAAACAGATGTACTGGCAGTTGTAGAGTGAACACTACAGGATCACGGCCAGCTGTATAAACACTAACCTGATGTCGCAAGCCAACTGGTACGGTGTGGTGATCCACGCCTTGCCTGCCACCTTTCGCCCATCTGGCAGCTCCACAGTGATGGGCTTGCTGTCTGCAGCCTTCTTTGCCAGCAGGGCATCATTCTCCTTCTTCAGCACGTCGTAGAGAGTGAGGCGCTCTGCTATGTACGCAGGACTGGGCTTCAGctacagcagaaaacaaatggcaaagtgaagaaaaagtgacagtgaaaaGCAGGGGCTGTAAGCATGTATGTAATAGTGTGTCGCTTCTGAAAAACGAAATGTGGCACATTTTTGGTACAACAAATGAGTATGGGAGCGGGATAGCTGGTCCTGTAATAATCACCTCTTTCAAACTTCCATTTTCTGGCCCTCTATCCTGCTTCTTCTTGCTGCTGTCACCTCGTTTGGTTTCCTGGGTGGCCACCTGTTAGCaaacagaggtgtgtgtgtgtgttacaataAGCTCTTATCACCGTGCCTTTGTGTGCCTTGTATTAATGCCAGTGCACATGTTTTTCAAAGGGTGCACACTGAATGGCACTGAGCTGAGGATCTATTTCTGGATAAGACGTGGGCCAGTCTGTCATGTGGCTTCAGTGGACACAGGGCCGCACTGGCACTACTCCCTCCCTCCTCACATTACATATGAAGACATTTCAACTAACGCAGTAGCCTTTACTGTCCCCTGTGTCTATTACTACCTTATTGCCAGCTCGGTTATTTGTCTGCTGCTCGTTGCTGGTGTTTTTCCCCGGGGCTTTGCTGCATTTAGCTCCTTGTTGCCTCTTGTCCTGCGCCTCCTCCATCTCCAGCTCCGCCTGCAGACCCCGGCGGAGGTGCAGCAGCCGGTACCTGAGCTTCTCATTCTCGGTCCGCAGGCTCTCCAACTCTGGAGAGACGACCGCGGCATCAGCGGCGTCTATACCCCGGGTTAAACCGTCCCGAAGAGCGAAGATTTCCCTGGACAGGAGCTGAATTTGCTCCTCCTGGGCGGCTAAACGTGCAGCCAAGCACTCCGCCATCTTTAAATGACCACGGTGCAACGACAGCTAACTTCCGGTGAGAGTTCTTACACAATAAAAGCCTCGTTAATTGGTTACTCAagcttaataataaaataataattttattttgttagttttgcGTTATCCTTTGGTCCATATCGACTTTACTCTGATAGTATAGCTACAGTTAACAAAAGATATACAGTCTGGACGCATCACTGCTTATCTCAGATCTAGTCTGTTATATAGATCCCTAATTAGACTGGACTTTAACTATGTCTGCTgcttattcttattattctgcTGAATCTGAGTCCTTATGATCCAAACAGTAAGTCCAGTCAGGTTATGTATAAGTTAATACACTTCTACTGCCGTGTGTCATCTACAGTCCCAATCTTCTCCTCTAATATTTGCAGTAACGGAGGACCGAGGCTAGGAGGCAGTAACATATTTCCTAATGCATTTTCATGTCAGCTGATAACTGCAGTGCAGCTTGTGACCAAACCTGTGTCTTCAATGTAAACATTCATCTGTCATACATGTGTGGAGCCCGTGTTCGCCTGCAGGTAAGTGTCACCTTTGCACATCTATTAAAAACTTCTGAACGGACGCGGAAAGACGTAATCTGTTCAGTTTTGTTCCTGGCTAAGGGTAGCTAACATCACAGTAGTTATACACACAAGTTAGCTAACGTGAAATGTACATTCACCCGAATAGCAGGTGCTACATTAGCAAGCTAACAGAACTTCATACCGAGAGACCAGCACACCAAATCCAGTTAGTTAAACCTGCTGTTTACGACTTCTTTGCTTTTCATGGCTGAAAATGTTCAAGAGAAAAGAGTTAAAGAGCTTTCACGAGCTAGTCTAAAGTTTCGGCATATATTCACAGTACAAAGCTCTAGTAAACATTGATGTTTGcgaaagtttttttatttcccagaaTCGTAGTTATACGACACGAAGCAGCGTGAACCgctgcattgtgggtaatccACATACATATTTAACTGGTGATGTTAACGGGGTTTCGCTCATGAAGAAGCTTTTATAAATGAACCCCGTCCTGTTACCAACAGGTGCAAGGTCCTGCAGCTGATCCTGACCTCAACGCAGAAAGCTGTAGATCGGAGTATTTATCTAGAATAGAGAAAAGTTATAATTATCTGAGagtgaaacaaaagcagaatagaaaagtaaagtaaaaggtcaatatttctttttatttggtCTATAAGTTCAGTGATGCACAGTTGTATGAAAACTGAAGCTAAATTGAAACTGACAGACCACTTTGAAACAACTGgtatagaaataaaacaatctgtCTGGTATCAATACCGTATTGATCCTTCGTTCCAGCCCAGGTGTCCTTGGGA is a genomic window containing:
- the tars3 gene encoding threonine--tRNA ligase 1, cytoplasmic; translated protein: MAECLAARLAAQEEQIQLLSREIFALRDGLTRGIDAADAAVVSPELESLRTENEKLRYRLLHLRRGLQAELEMEEAQDKRQQGAKCSKAPGKNTSNEQQTNNRAGNKVATQETKRGDSSKKKQDRGPENGSLKELKPSPAYIAERLTLYDVLKKENDALLAKKAADSKPITVELPDGRKVAGKAWITTPYQLACDISQGLADNAVISRVNGELWDLDRPLEKDCSLEILRFDNEDAQAVYWHSSAHILGEAMEHFYGGCLCYGPPIENGFYYDMYLDGQKTVSSTEFGDLETLCKAVIKEKQPFERLEISKETLLKMFKYNKFKCRILNEKVTTPTTTVYRCGPLIDLCRGPHVRHTGKIKTMKIYKNSSTYWEGRSDMETLQRIYGISFPDSKMLKEWERFQEEAKNRDHRKIGKDQELFFFHDLSPGSCFFMPRGAYIYNTLTEFIRDEYWRRGFQEVASPNIYNSKLWETSGHWQHYSENMFSFPVEEDIFALKPMNCPGHCLMFSHRPRSWRELPLRLADFGVLHRNELSGTLTGLTRVRRFQQDDAHIFCTMDQIESEMKGCLDFLRCVYDVFGFSFQLHLSTRPEKYLGDIAVWNQAEKQLENSLNEFGEPWKLNPGDGAFYGPKIDIKIKDAIGRYHQCATIQLDFQLPIRFNLTFVGKDGDDKARPVIIHRAILGSVERMIAILTENYAGKWPLWLSPRQVMVVPVNPSCEDYAKRVCKQFTEAGFMADSDLDSGCLLNKKIRNAQLAQYNFILVVGEKEKMTNGVNVRTRDNKVHGELSVAEVLARLTLLKQSRCQNAEEEF